In the genome of Solibacillus silvestris, one region contains:
- a CDS encoding PhoU family transcriptional regulator, producing MKRILQTVLLSFLLVGCSDVYSKSDSSPILDKEFIEANAKIGQTKDEVEEIFGTEYFAGKGEFETNEVWVYDKVNDDFEYEKSIQRVPFDAIREGNVDYQLYINFVEDEAFMYLYIYRGEDGELWQYQVNPDGTTQDKKM from the coding sequence AGTTTTTTATTAGTTGGTTGTTCAGATGTATATAGTAAATCAGATTCGAGTCCCATATTAGATAAAGAGTTTATAGAAGCAAATGCAAAAATAGGTCAAACTAAAGATGAAGTAGAAGAAATATTCGGAACAGAATATTTCGCTGGGAAAGGCGAATTCGAGACCAATGAAGTATGGGTTTACGATAAAGTGAACGATGATTTCGAGTATGAAAAAAGTATACAAAGAGTCCCATTTGATGCAATTAGAGAAGGAAATGTGGATTATCAGTTATATATAAATTTTGTTGAGGATGAAGCATTTATGTATCTGTACATTTACAGAGGGGAAGATGGGGAACTTTGGCAGTATCAAGTAAATCCAGATGGAACGACTCAAGATAAAAAAATGTAG
- a CDS encoding RNA polymerase subunit sigma has translation MLEQVEVSELNKEERIEWLMNEYGQNIARLAFTYTKQKQLSEDIAQEVFIKCYENLDNFRNESTYKTWLYRITVNLCKDKLRSWSFKNIVLTEFFTKIKSTNKSPEMELVGLEERRLVAEKILSLPVKYREVIILYYYEEMSYNQISDLLNLSIQTIKSRLHRARLLLKKLLEGSIKHG, from the coding sequence GTGCTAGAACAAGTAGAAGTAAGTGAGTTAAATAAAGAGGAGAGAATTGAATGGTTGATGAATGAATACGGCCAAAATATAGCTCGTTTAGCATTTACTTATACTAAGCAGAAGCAACTATCAGAAGATATTGCGCAAGAAGTATTTATTAAGTGCTACGAGAACTTAGACAACTTTAGGAATGAATCTACCTATAAAACATGGTTATACCGTATTACGGTGAACCTATGTAAAGATAAGTTAAGGAGCTGGTCTTTTAAAAATATCGTACTTACTGAATTTTTCACAAAAATAAAGAGTACAAATAAATCACCTGAAATGGAATTAGTCGGTCTAGAGGAAAGGCGATTAGTTGCAGAAAAAATACTTTCCTTACCCGTGAAGTATCGAGAAGTAATTATTTTATATTACTATGAAGAAATGTCATATAACCAAATATCAGATTTATTAAATTTGAGTATACAAACGATAAAGTCTCGATTACATAGGGCGCGCCTCTTGTTAAAAAAGTTACTAGAAGGGAGCATCAAACATGGATGA